From the genome of Dyella jiangningensis:
TGCGCAGACCATGGTCAAGGACCATCGCGAAGCGGTGAACCTGTTCACCAAGGCGACCGAGAGCAAGGATGCGGACATCCGGCAGTTCGCGCAGACCACGCTGCCCGTGCTCAAGCAGCACCTGTCCATGGCCGAGGACCTGACCAAGGGCGGTGAGACGCACTCCTCCGGTGCAGGAAGCGCAGGTACGCCATAGCCGCACGCGAGAGCCATTCGAACGAAGCTTGCACGCGGCCTCTACCTTGAACGGGGCATGCTCCGGAAGGTAGGGCCGCTTCATGCCCGTCTCATTCAGGGTTGCAAGGAATACTCGAATATGGCTCAAGCCGCTCCGTCGGTCCTCCTGGTCGACGACGACCACACCTTTCTCAGTTCGGCGCGCGATTACGCGAGGCTCAAGGGCTGCGAGGTCCATACCGCCTCCACGGTGAGGGACGCCATGCTCACGGTCGAGCAGTGCGCGCCGCCGGATCTCATGCTGCTGGACCTGTCGCTGCCCGACGGCAGCGGGTTGGACCTGTTGGATCACCTGGACGCCAGGGATTGCGGCGAGATCGTGGTACTCACCGGCGAGCCCGGCGTCGACACGGCGGTGCGCGCCATGCGGCTGCGCGTGGACGACTACGTGGTCAAGCCCATGCGCGGCGGTTATTTCGACACGCTGCTGCAGCGGGCCACCCGGCGTGCGCAGTCACGCCTGCTCAGCAGCCCGCTGGCCAGCAGCCAGTGCGGCGACCTGCTCGGCAATTCGCTGATCATGCGACGCATGTTCAAGCTGATCGAACGCGTCGCGCCCACCGACAATACCGTGCTGGTGCACGGCGAAAGCGGCGCCGGCAAGGAGCTGGTCGCTCGCGCCATCCACCAGTACAGCGACCGGCGCGGACGATTCGTGGCCATCAACTGCGGTGCGGTGCCTCCCGACCTCATCGGCAGCCAGCTGTTCGGGCATGAGCGCGGAAGCTTTACCGGCGCCATTCGCGACCATGCAGGCTATTTCGAGCAGGCGCAGGGCGGCACGCTGCTGCTCGACGAATTCACCGAAATGCCGATGTCCATGCAGACCTACCTGTTGCGCGTACTGGAAACGCGCGACATCACGCGCATCGGCGCACGCACCAA
Proteins encoded in this window:
- a CDS encoding sigma-54-dependent transcriptional regulator; this encodes MAQAAPSVLLVDDDHTFLSSARDYARLKGCEVHTASTVRDAMLTVEQCAPPDLMLLDLSLPDGSGLDLLDHLDARDCGEIVVLTGEPGVDTAVRAMRLRVDDYVVKPMRGGYFDTLLQRATRRAQSRLLSSPLASSQCGDLLGNSLIMRRMFKLIERVAPTDNTVLVHGESGAGKELVARAIHQYSDRRGRFVAINCGAVPPDLIGSQLFGHERGSFTGAIRDHAGYFEQAQGGTLLLDEFTEMPMSMQTYLLRVLETRDITRIGARTKHHVDVRVIAACNRDPAAAVRDGVLREDLYYRLADFPIEVPPLRSRGDDAHLLAGRFLRALNDEHGTNHGFSAASEEFISQYAWPGNVRELLHAVRRAYLMAEDGKIELAAYPDPAVLGARASRGDLRWSGQTLEELEREAIEAALARCGNDKTHAARLLGVSVKTVYNKLVRYKKQGPDA